A portion of the Meriones unguiculatus strain TT.TT164.6M chromosome 11, Bangor_MerUng_6.1, whole genome shotgun sequence genome contains these proteins:
- the Vangl2 gene encoding vang-like protein 2: protein MDTESQYSGYSYKSGHSRSSRKHRDRRDRHRSKSRDGSRGDKSVTIQAPGEPLLDNESTRGDERDDNWGETTTVVTGTSEHSISHDDLTRIAKDMEDSVPLDCSRHLGVAAGATLALLSFLTPLAFLLLPPLLWREELEPCGTACEGLFISVAFKLLILLLGSWALFFRRPKASLPRVFVLRALLMVLVFLLVISYWLFYGVRILDARERSYQGVVQFAVSLVDALLFVHYLAVVLLELRQLQPQFTLKVVRSTDGASRFYNVGHLSIQRVAVWILEKYYHDFPVYNPALLNLPKSVLAKKVSGFKVYSLGEENSTNNSTGQSRAVIAAAARRRDNSHNEYYYEEAEHERRVRKRRARLVVAVEEAFTHIKRLQEEEQKNPREVMDPREAAQAIFASMARAMQKYLRTTKQQPYHTMESILQHLEFCITHDMTPKAFLERYLAAGPTIQYHKERWLAKQWTLVSEEPVTNGLKDGIVFLLKRQDFSLVVSTKKVPFFKLSEEFVDPKSHKFVMRLQSETSV from the exons ATGGACACTGAGTCCCAGTACTCGGGTTATTCCTACAAGTCGGGCCACTCCCGCAGCTCCCGAAAGCACAG GGACCGCCGGGACCGACACCGCTCTAAGAGCCGGGATGGGAGCCGAGGAGATAAATCCGTGACGATCCAGGCTCCGGGAGAACCCCTGCTGGACAATGAATCCACCAGGGGGGATGAGCGG GATGACAACTGGGGAGAAACAACAACGGTCGTGACAGGCACCTCTGAGCACAGCATCTCCCACGATGACCTCACACGCATCGCCAAGGACATGGAGGACAGTGTCCCCCTGGATTGTTCGAGACACCTGGGTGTGGCAGCGGGGGCCACTCTGGCACTGCTCTCTTTCCTCACCCCGCTGGCCTTCCTGCTGCTGCCCCCACTGCTGTGGCGGGAGGAGCTGGAGCCGTGTGGGACGGCCTGCGAGGGTCTCTTCATCTCTGTGGCCTTCAAGCTGCTCATCCTGCTGCTGGGCAGTTGGGCTCTGTTCTTTCGCCGGCCCAAGGCCTCCCTGCCCCGAGTCTTCGTGTTACGCGCCCTGCTCATGGTGCTCGTGTTCCTGCTGGTCATCTCCTACTGGCTCTTTTACGGTGTGCGCATCTTGGATGCGCGGGAGCGCAGCTACCAGGGCGTGGTTCAGTTTGCTGTCTCCCTAGTGGACGCCCTGCTCTTTGTGCACTACCTGGCTGTCGTCCTGCTGGAGCTGCGTCAGCTCCAGCCCCAGTTCACGCTCAAGGTCGTGCGGTCCACAGATGGGGCCAGCCGTTTCTACAATGTTGGCCATCTCAG CATCCAGCGAGTGGCAGTGTGGATCCTGGAGAAGTATTACCATGACTTCCCTGTCTACAACCCCGCCCTCCTCAACCTGCCCAAGTCCGTCCTGGCCAAGAAAGTGTCTGGCTTCAAGGTGTATTCTCTCGGAGAGG AAAATAGCACCAATAACTCCACCGGCCAGTCAAGGGCTGTGATTGCGGCAGCGGCGCGGAGGCGGGACAACAGCCACAACGAATACTACTACGAGGAAGCTGAGCATGAGCGCAGAGTGCGCAAGCGCAGGGCCAG GCTCGtggtggctgtggaggaggcCTTCACTCACATCAAGCGGCTGCAGGAAGAGGAGCAGAAGAACCCCCGGGAAGTGATGGACCCCCGGGAAGCAGCCCAAGCCATCTTTGCGTCCATGGCCCGTGCCATGCAGAAGTACCTCCGGACCACCAAGCAGCAGCCTTACCATACAATGGAGAGCATCCTGCAGCACCTGGAGTTCTGCATCACCCACGACATGACGCCCAAG GCCTTCCTGGAGCGATATTTGGCAGCTGGACCTACCATCCAGTATCACAAGGAACGTTGGCTGGCCAAACAGTGGACATTGGTGAGCGAGGAGCCGGTGACCAATGGGCTCAAGGATGGCATCGTTTTCCTCTTGAAACGCCAGGACTTCAGCCTGGTAGTGAGCACCAAGAAGGTGCCATTCTTCAAACTCTCTGAGGAATTTGTGGATCCCAAGTCACATAAGTTCGTCATGCGGCTTCAGTCAGAGACCTCTGTGTGA